The DNA segment GCGGCGCCCAGCCGCTCGCCGTCACCATGAACGACGGCGTCGCCCTCTGCATCGACTGCGACCCGCGCGCCATCGAGCGCCGCATCGAGCACCGCTACCTGGACGTCAAGGCCGACAGCGTCGACCACGCCCTCCAGCTCGCGACCGAGGCCCGCGACGCCCGCCGCCCGCTGTCCATCGGCGTCCTCGGCAACGCGGCCGAGCTGGTCCCGCAGCTGCTCGCGATGAACGCCCCCATCGACATCGTCACCGACCAGACCTCCGCCCACGACCCGCTGGCCTACCTGCCGGTCGGCGTCGCCTTCGAGGACATGGCCGACGCCGCCGCGAAGGACCCGGCCGGGTTCACCACGCGGGCCCGCGAGTCGATGGCCAGGCACGTGGAGGCCATGGTCGGCTTCATGGACGCCGGCGCCGAGGTCTTCGACTACGGCAACTCCATCCGCGGCGAGGCCCAGCTCGCCGGGTACGACCGCGCGTTCGCCTTCCCCGGCTTCGTGCCCGCCTACATCCGGCCGCTGTTCTGCGAGGGCAAGGGCCCCTTCCGCTGGGCCGCGCTGTCCGGCGAGGCGGCGGACATCGCCAAGACCGACAAGGCGCTCCTCGACCTCTTCCCCGAGAACGAGTCCCTGGCCCGCTGGATCAAGATGGCCGGCGAGCGGGTGCACTTCCAGGGCCTGCCCGCGCGCATCTGCTGGCTCGGCTACGGCGAGCGGGACAAGGCCGGCGAGCGGTTCAACGACATGGTCGCCTCCGGTGAGCTGGCCGCGCCGCTCGCCATCGGCCGCGACCACCTCGACTGCGGTTCCGTCGCCTCGCCGTACCGCGAGACCGAGGCCATGCTCGACGGGTCCGACGCGATCGCCGACTGGCCGCTGCTGAACGCCATGGTCAACGTGGCCTCGGGCGCGTCCTGGGTCTCCCTCCACCACGGCGGCGGCGTGGGCATGGGCCGGTCCATCCACGCCGGCCAGGTCACCGTCGCCGACGGCACCAAGCTCGGCGGCGAGAAGATCCGCCGCGTGCTCACCAACGACCCGGGCATGGGTGTCATCCGCCACGTGGACGCCGGGTACGACATCGCGGAGTCCGTCGCCGCGGAGCGCGGGGTCCGGGTGCCGATGCGCGAGGGTGACGAGGCGTGACACACGGGTTGAGCGGGCGCGGCGACGCCTCGGCAACGGCCGAGGGTCCGCCCTCGGCCGCGGGCCGGCCCGGCTCCTCCTTCCAGGAGATGTGGCGGGAGCTGCTGCCGATCGGCCGCGACGCGGACTCCGGTGGATACCGGCGCTTCGCCTGGAGCGGGCCGGACGCCGAGTGCCGGGCGTGGTTCAAGGAGCAGGCCGAGGGCCGCGGGCTGGCCTACGAGGTCGACCGCAACGGGAACCAGTGGGCCTGGCTCGGCGACCCCGCCGCCGGGGACGCCGTGGTCACCGGCTCGCACCTGGACTCGGTGCCGGACGGCGGGGCCTTCGACGGGCCCCTCGGGGTGGTGTCCTCCTTCGCCGCCCTCGACGAACTGCTGCGCAGGGGAGCGCGGTTCGCCAAGCCCCTCGCGATCGTCAACTTCGGCGACGAGGAGGGTGCCCGGTTCGGCCTCGCCTGCGTCGGCTCCCGGCTGACCTCGGGCGCGCTGACCGTCGCGGACGCCCACCGGCTCACCGACGGGGACGGCGTCAGCCTGCCCCGCGCCATGGCGGCCGCCGGATACGACCCGGAGGCCATCGGGCCCGACCCCGAGCGGCTGGCCCGGATCGGCGCCTTCGTCGAGCTGCACGTCGAACAGGGCCGCGCGCTGGACCTGTCCGGCGACCGGATGGGCATCGCCAGCGCCATCTGGCCGCACGGCCGCTGGCGGTTCGACTTCCGGGGCGAGGCCAACCACGCCGGCACCACCCGGCTCACTGACCGCCACGACCCGATGCTGTCCTACGCCGAGACCGTGCTCGCCGCCCGCCGTGAGGCCGAACTCGCCGGTGCCGTCGCCACCTTCGGGAAGATCGCGGTGGACCCGAACGGCGTCAACGCGATCCCCTCGCGGGTGCGCGGCTGGCTCGACTCCCGCGCCGCCGACCAGGAGACCCTGGACACGGTGGTCGGCGGCATCGAGAAGGCGGCCCGGGAGTACGCGGACGCGCACGGCGTGGACCTCGACGTCGTACGGGAGTCCTTCACGCCCGTCGTGGAGTTCGACCACGCGCTGCGTGACGAACTCGGCCGCATCCTGGGCCGGGACACCGGCCTCACCGTGCCCGTCCTCGGCACCGGCGCCGGACACGACGCCGGAATCCTCTCGGGGAGCATCCCCACCGCCATGCTGTTCGTGCGCAACCCCACCGGCGTCTCGCACTCCCCGGCCGAGTCCGCGGCCGAGGACGACTGCGTGGCCGGGGTGGCGGCGCTCGCCGACGTACTGGAAGGGCTGGCCTGTTGACCAGGGCGACGTACTGGCTGGAGCACGCCTGGCTCGGCGACCGTGTCGAGCCGGGGGTGCTGGTCGAGACCGCGGACGGGCGGATCGGTGCCGTGCGCACCCAGGTGCCCGTCCCGCCGCCGGGTGCCGAGGCACTGCGCGGACTCACCCTCCCGGGGCTGGCGAACGCCCACAGCCACGCCTTCCACCGGGCCCTGCGCGGCACCGTCCAGGTCGGCTCCGGCACCTTCTGGACCTGGCGCGAGGTGATGTACTCCGTCGCCGACCGGCTGACCCCGGACACCTACCACGCGCTCGCCCGCGCGGTGTACGCCGAGATGGCGCTGGCCGGCATCACCTGCGTCGGCGAGTTCCACTACGTGCACCACGCCCGCGGCGGCACCCCCTACGCCGACCCCAACGCCATGGGCGAGGCGCTGATCGCGGCCGCCGCCGAGGCGGGCATCCGGATCACCCTCCTGGACACCTGCTATCTCGCGGCCGGTTTCGACCAGGCGCCCAACGCCCACCAGGTCCGCTTCTCCGACGGCAGCGCGGAGGCATGGGCCGAACGCTGTGCAGTTCTCAAGGAACGGGATCACGCACGGATCGGGGCGGCGATCCACTCCGTACGGGCCGTGCCCGCCGCCCAGCTGGCGACCGTGGCCCGCTGGGCCGAGGAGCGGCGGGCCCCGCTGCACGTCCACCTCTCGGAGCAGACCGCCGAGAACGACGCCTGCCTCGCCGCGCACGGCCGCACCCCCACCCGGCTGCTCGCCGACCACGGCGTCCTCGGGCCGCGCACCACCGGGGTGCACAACACCCACCTCACCGACGAGGACATCGCCCTGCTCGGCGGCTCGCGCACCGGCACCTGCATGTGCCCGACCACCGAACGGGACCTCGCCGACGGCATCGGCCCGGCCGTCGCCCTCCAGCGGGCCGGCTCCCCGCTCTCCCTCGGCTCCGACAGCCACGCCGTCGTCGACCTGCTCGAAGAGGCGCGTGCCATGGAGCTGAACGAGCGGCTGCGCAGCCGCACCCGGGGCCACTGGACGGCCGCCGCCCTGCTGCGGGCCGCCACCGCCGACGGGCACGCCGCCCTCGGCTGGGACGAGGCCGGCCGGATCGAACCGGGCGCGCTCGCCGACCTGACGACGATCGCCCTGGACTCGGTCAGGACCGCGGGCCCCGAGCCCCGGCTGGGCGCCGAGACGGCCGTATTCGCGGCGGGCGCGGCCGATGTACGGCATACGGTCGTGGGCGGCCGGCAGGTCGTGCGCGACGGCGCGCACACGCTCGTACCGGATGTGCCCCGCGCGCTGGCCGACGCCGTCGAAGCCCTGCGCTGACCGCGCCGACCCCCATCGCCCCCACGAGGACGCCACCATGAGCAGCAGCACCGTCATCACCAACATCGCCGCACTGGTCACCAACGATCCCTCCCTCGGTGACAACTCCCCCCTCGGTCTGATCCAGGACGCGGCCGTCGTCATCGAGGGCGACCGCGTCACGTGGACCGGTGAGGCAAGCAAAGCACCCGCCACTGACAATCGGGTCGACGCGGGCGGCCGGGCGGTGCTGCCGGGGTTCGTGGACTCCCACTCCCACCTGGTCTTCGCGGGGGACCGCACCCAGGAGTTCAACGCCCGGATGTCCGGCCGCGCCTACTCGGCGGGCGGCATCCGCACCACCGTCGCCGCCACCCGCGCCGCGAGCGACGCGGACCTCGCGGCCAACCTGACCCGCTACCTGGCCGAGGCGCTGCGGCAGGGCACCACCACCTTCGAGACCAAGTCGGGCTACGGCCTGACCGTCGAGGACGAGGCCCGCGCCCTGCGCATCGCCGCCGAGCACACCGACGAGGTGACGTACCTCGGCGCGCACATCGTCTCCCCGGACTACGCCGACGACCCGGCCGGCTACGTCGCCCTGGTCACCGGCGAGATGCTGGACGCCTGCGCGCCGCACGCCCGCTGGATCGACGTGTTCTGCGAGAAGGGCGCCTTCGACGGCGACCAGGCCCGCGCGATCCTCACCGCGGGCAAGGCGAAGGGCCTGCACCCGCGCATCCACGCCAACCAGCTCTCCTACGGCCCCGGCGTGCAGCTGGCCGTCGAACTGGACGCGGCCAGCGCCGACCACTGCACCCACCTCACGGACGCGGACGTCGACGCCCTGGCGAGCGGGGCCACGGTCGCCACGCTGCTGCCCGGCGCCGAGTTCTCCACCCGCGCCGAGTGGCCCGACGCCCGCCGGCTGCTGGACGCGGGAGTCACCGTCGCCCTGTCCACGGACTGCAACCCGGGCTCGTCGTTCACCTCCTCCGTGCCCTTCTGCATCGCCCTGGCCGTGCGCGACATGGGCATGACCCCCGACGAGGCGGTCTGGTCCGCCACGGCGGGCGGCGCGGCGGCCCTGCGCCGCACCGACATCGGCCGCCTCGCCCCCGGCGCCCGCGCCGACCTGACCCTGCTCGACGCCCCCAGCCATGTGCACCTCGCCTACCGGCCGGGCGTGCCCCTGGTCAGCGGGGTGTGGCGGAGCGGCGTACGGGTGGTGTGAGGCCCCAGGCACGCCGAAGCGGCCCGGACGGGGAGTCCGGGCCGCTTCGGCGGGTGCGGGGGGAGGGGGGACGGCCGGAGACCGTCGTCCCCGGGGTCACTCCTCCACCGTGAGTCCCTTGCGCAGCCGTACCAGCGTGCGGGACAGGAGACGGGACACGTGCATCTGGGAGATGCCCAGCTCCTCGCCGATCTCCGACTGGGTCATGTTGGCCACGAACCGCAGGGAGAGGATCTGCCGGTCGCGCTGGGGCAGCCCGGCGATCAGGGGCTTGAGCGACTCGATGTACTCGATGCCCTCGATCCCGTGGTCCTCGTACCCGATGCGGTCCGCGAGCGCGCCCTCGGTCTCGTCCTCCTCGGGCTGGGCGTCCAGCGACGAGGCGGTGTACGCGTTCGAGGCGGCCATGCCCTCGACGACCTCGTCCTTCGAGATGCCCAGGCGCTCGGCCAGCTCCGCCACGGTCGGCGAGCGGTCCAGCTTCTGGGCCAGCTCGTCCCCGGCCTTCGCCAGGTCCAGACGCAGCTCCTGGAGCCGGCGCGGGACGCGCACGGACCACGAGGTGTCGCGGAAGAACCGCTTGATCTCGCCGATGATGGTCGGCATCGCGAAAGTGGGGAACTCGACACCGCGAGACAGCTCGAAGCGGTCGATCGCCTTGATCAGGCCGATGGTGCCGACCTGGATGATGTCCTCCATCGGCTCACTGCGGGAGCGGAAGCGGGAGGCGGCGAACTTGACGAGCGCGAGGTTCAGCTCGACGAGGGTGTTGCGCACGTACGCGTACTCGTGCGTCCCCTCCTCCAGCGTCTGCAGGCGCCCGAAGAGGGTCTTGGACAGGGCCCGCGCGTCGACGGGGCCGACCTCGTCGTACGGGGGGATCTCCGGGAGTCCCTCGAAGGGGTCATGGAGATCGATGGGATGATCCAGTGGTACCGGTGGGGGTGTCGACGTCGCGATCGGGGTAGGCGAGGCGTCGAGCCGGGCTGACATGGGTGTCCTCCATCGTTCTCGGCATACGGCTGCCGAAGCCATCAGGTGCACTACGGAGTGCGGCGCCTCCAAAGCCGGCGTGTAGAAGTACGTGTCGTACTAGCCCTATCGGCTTTGCATGAGCGATCGCAAGTGCGTTCTGTTCAGGTATGTCCGATTATGTGAGGTTGTTCGGGTGCCAGACCGCGCCAGGAAGGCGTAATGTTCGAGGGCATCAGCAAGCCACGACCTCGGGAGAGAGACGGCATGGACCACGGGATGGTCGGCAGCGCACAGTCGGGCCGGCTTCTGGTGGAGGTGCGTGAAGCGGGCGCCAGCGCGGTTGTCACACCGGCGGGTGAGCTTGACCACCACACCGCCGATCTGCTGCGCGAACCCCTCGACGACCTCCTTGGCAAGGGATTCTCGCGGCTCGTGGTGGACTGCTCGCGCCTGGAGTTCTGCGACTCCACGGGGCTGAACGTCCTGCTCGGAGCCCGCTTGAAGGCGGAGGCCGCCGGTGGCGGCGTCCATCTGGCGGGAATGCAGCCGGTAGTCGCTCGCGTGTTCGAGATCACCGGAGCCGAGGCGGTCTTCACCGTCCACGGCTCCGTCGCGGACGCGCTGGCCGGGGAGGACGGCGGCACCGGCTGAGCCCGCGATCGTGCGCGGCCGGGTGCGGGACGGCTCCCTCGCTCCTGCCCTCATGGCCCCCGAAGTCTCGGGGGATCCCGGGGGTCCCGTGCATCCCACGGAAGACGGGGGGTGTTCCGGCGCCCGGGTCGGGCAGGAGAGATGCTGACGAACCTCCACCGTCAAGGCGGCGTCGCCGCACTCCGGGTGTGACATACCCGTGGGTGTGCGACAGGCTCGAACGGGCAGGAACCTGCCCGGACGGGACAGCCGCGAACAGGAGTGCGAGGCGTCACGCGACGGGCGGACGGGGGCTGATGTGTGGATGACGGGACGTACGACGGGGCGGTGCTGCCGCCGGAGGACGGACCGGCCGGTGCTGGGGAGCACCGGACTGTTTAATCGTGAACTTGGTGATTCGGTGAGGTGAAGCGCTGATGAGCACCACCCGGCCCTACCCGCCGGGCGACCGCGGCCATGAGCCCAGCGGCGCTTCCGGGGTGTCCGGGTCCTCCGGGGAGGACGCGCCGGCCGGCGCTGCGATGGCGTCCGTGACGGGCGCGGCCGCCTCGGCCGCGCCGCCGTCCCTGGCGGACACCGGCGGCATGGAGACGGCGCGGGGCCGGCAGGTCCGCAGACTCGGCCTCGAAGGGGCCAGTGGCGTCGTCCCGATGGCCCGCGACTTCACCCGGCAGGCGCTGTACGACTGGGGCTGGCTGCCCGCCGCGGGCGCGGACCAGCGGGCCGCGGCGGAGGACGTGCTGCTCGTCGTCTCCGAGCTCGTCACCAACGCCTGCCTGCACGCCGAGGGCCCCGACGAGCTGGCCCTCGCCTGCGACAACAAGGTGATCCGCCTGGAGGTCACCGACCGCGGCGCCGGCCAGCCGACCCCCCGCACCCCGCATCGCGCAGGCCGCCCCGGCGGCCACGGCATGTTCATCGTCCAGCGCCTGTGCCTGGACTGGGGCGTGGTGCGCGCCCAGGACCGCCCCGGCAAGACGGTGTGGGCGGAACTGGGCGCCGCCCCGGCCTGACGACGCCGCCCGGCCCACCAGGCGGCCCCGACCCAGGGGCCGCCGCCCGGCCCGCGTGATCCCGGTGTGCTGCTTTGGCCGGTCCCGCGTGATCCCGGTGTGCTGCTCTGACCGGTCCCGCGTGATCCCGGCCTGCCGCTCTGACCGGTCTGCGTGATCCCGGCCTGCCGCTCTGACCGGTCTGCGTGATCCCGGCCGCTGCGTCGGCCGGCCCGTGCGATGCGCGGGCGCCCGGTTGCCGCTCTCGGTTCGCGCGCCCGCGCGCACGACCGTCACGCCGAAAGATCCCGCGCGCCCGACGGTCGTCCCGGACGCCCGTAGACGCCCCCGCTCGCCGCGTCCGCCGCTTCGGTCGGCTCGCGTGATGTTCTGGGGCCTGGCCTGCTCCCGGCCCGGGGTGGGCCCCTGTGTCCGGCGGGGCCGGGCGGTCGTCGTCCCGGGAGAGTCTCGCGTTTCCAGTGCTGCCTTCGCTCTGGTGGTTCGTCGGGGCTCCCGTGTGCCTGGCGGTCGCTTCGGGCGCTCGTGCGCGCCCCCGGTCGCCTCGCCCGCCGCTTCGGTCGGCTCACGGGAGGTCTGGAGCGCGGCCTTCCTCCTGATGGGCCCTCGCGCCCCGAGCGCCCGCGCACCACCCCCGTCGCCCCGTCCGCCCGCACCGCTTCACCCCTCACCCCCCACACAACCCCGCCGGTACGTGTCTTCCTTCCTCGGGGTCCCGGGCGTACCTTGACGGCTGACCTGATGCTCCGTCAGGAAACTGCCGGGAACGAATTGGGGTGGACCGATCGTGTCGTACCCGAAACGAACCGCCGCGTTCGCGTCCGCCGCGGCGCTGGCCGGGGCGGCCGTGGTGCTGACCGCGCCGGCCGCGCAGGCCGACGTGGTCGACGTCAACTACAAGTGTGAGACGCCGATCGGCGTCAAGAGCGCCGTCTCGCCGATCGACATCAAGGGCGTCCGGAGCGGCGCGGGTTACAAGGTCACGATGTCCTGGCAGAAGGGCGTCTCCTCCAGCCCCGTCGAACTGGGCAAGGGCGCGATGAGCCCGAGCGCCACCATCAGGCTCGGCGGCGCCGACAGCGGCACGCTCCCGGTGAGCGGGCCGCCCAACGCCGCCGCGATCCCCGCCAACACCCCCATCAAGATCAGCGACTTGAGCGGCACCTACACGCCCAGGAAGTCCGGCAAGGTCACCTTCACCGCGGGCACGCTCACCATCAAGGCGCTCGGTACGACGACGACCTGTACTCCCACCAACAACCCGGGCCCCTCCCTGACGCTGAACGTGACCGCGGCGGGCGACGGTTCGACCGGCGGCTCCTCCAGCACCGGCGGCTCCTCCTCCGGCACCGGCTCCTCCTCCGGCTCCGCGCCCGGCGGCACCCTCCCGCAGACCGGCCCCGACGACTCCGCCCTCGCCCTCGGCACCCTCGGCGGCACCGTGCTCCTCGCCGGCGCCGCGGGCATCCTCTGGCTGACCCGGCGCGGCCCCGCCGTACGTCGCTGACTCCGCCGCCGCACACCGCCGTTCGCCGACGTCCGCCGCCGAAACCCGGTCACCAGCGCTGGAGCCGCCCATGCCGTCCGCCGTACGCGCCCTCGGACCGCCCCTGCTGATGACGCTGGCGCTGCTGGGCACCGCGTCACCCGCCGCCGCCGCCGCACGCCCGGCCGGCTGGTCCCTCGCGCCCGCCGGCGGCCCCCGCCCGTCCTTCTACGCCGAGGGTGACCCCGGCACCGCCCTCCAGGACACCATCGCCGTGACCAACCCGGCCCGCACCCCGGTGACGGTACGGCTGCGCGGCACCGGTCTGCCGGT comes from the Streptomyces sp. SUK 48 genome and includes:
- a CDS encoding allantoate amidohydrolase gives rise to the protein MWRELLPIGRDADSGGYRRFAWSGPDAECRAWFKEQAEGRGLAYEVDRNGNQWAWLGDPAAGDAVVTGSHLDSVPDGGAFDGPLGVVSSFAALDELLRRGARFAKPLAIVNFGDEEGARFGLACVGSRLTSGALTVADAHRLTDGDGVSLPRAMAAAGYDPEAIGPDPERLARIGAFVELHVEQGRALDLSGDRMGIASAIWPHGRWRFDFRGEANHAGTTRLTDRHDPMLSYAETVLAARREAELAGAVATFGKIAVDPNGVNAIPSRVRGWLDSRAADQETLDTVVGGIEKAAREYADAHGVDLDVVRESFTPVVEFDHALRDELGRILGRDTGLTVPVLGTGAGHDAGILSGSIPTAMLFVRNPTGVSHSPAESAAEDDCVAGVAALADVLEGLAC
- a CDS encoding formimidoylglutamate deiminase yields the protein MTRATYWLEHAWLGDRVEPGVLVETADGRIGAVRTQVPVPPPGAEALRGLTLPGLANAHSHAFHRALRGTVQVGSGTFWTWREVMYSVADRLTPDTYHALARAVYAEMALAGITCVGEFHYVHHARGGTPYADPNAMGEALIAAAAEAGIRITLLDTCYLAAGFDQAPNAHQVRFSDGSAEAWAERCAVLKERDHARIGAAIHSVRAVPAAQLATVARWAEERRAPLHVHLSEQTAENDACLAAHGRTPTRLLADHGVLGPRTTGVHNTHLTDEDIALLGGSRTGTCMCPTTERDLADGIGPAVALQRAGSPLSLGSDSHAVVDLLEEARAMELNERLRSRTRGHWTAAALLRAATADGHAALGWDEAGRIEPGALADLTTIALDSVRTAGPEPRLGAETAVFAAGAADVRHTVVGGRQVVRDGAHTLVPDVPRALADAVEALR
- the hutI gene encoding imidazolonepropionase, with protein sequence MSSSTVITNIAALVTNDPSLGDNSPLGLIQDAAVVIEGDRVTWTGEASKAPATDNRVDAGGRAVLPGFVDSHSHLVFAGDRTQEFNARMSGRAYSAGGIRTTVAATRAASDADLAANLTRYLAEALRQGTTTFETKSGYGLTVEDEARALRIAAEHTDEVTYLGAHIVSPDYADDPAGYVALVTGEMLDACAPHARWIDVFCEKGAFDGDQARAILTAGKAKGLHPRIHANQLSYGPGVQLAVELDAASADHCTHLTDADVDALASGATVATLLPGAEFSTRAEWPDARRLLDAGVTVALSTDCNPGSSFTSSVPFCIALAVRDMGMTPDEAVWSATAGGAAALRRTDIGRLAPGARADLTLLDAPSHVHLAYRPGVPLVSGVWRSGVRVV
- a CDS encoding RNA polymerase sigma factor SigF codes for the protein MSARLDASPTPIATSTPPPVPLDHPIDLHDPFEGLPEIPPYDEVGPVDARALSKTLFGRLQTLEEGTHEYAYVRNTLVELNLALVKFAASRFRSRSEPMEDIIQVGTIGLIKAIDRFELSRGVEFPTFAMPTIIGEIKRFFRDTSWSVRVPRRLQELRLDLAKAGDELAQKLDRSPTVAELAERLGISKDEVVEGMAASNAYTASSLDAQPEEDETEGALADRIGYEDHGIEGIEYIESLKPLIAGLPQRDRQILSLRFVANMTQSEIGEELGISQMHVSRLLSRTLVRLRKGLTVEE
- a CDS encoding STAS domain-containing protein; translation: MDHGMVGSAQSGRLLVEVREAGASAVVTPAGELDHHTADLLREPLDDLLGKGFSRLVVDCSRLEFCDSTGLNVLLGARLKAEAAGGGVHLAGMQPVVARVFEITGAEAVFTVHGSVADALAGEDGGTG
- a CDS encoding ATP-binding protein, translated to MSTTRPYPPGDRGHEPSGASGVSGSSGEDAPAGAAMASVTGAAASAAPPSLADTGGMETARGRQVRRLGLEGASGVVPMARDFTRQALYDWGWLPAAGADQRAAAEDVLLVVSELVTNACLHAEGPDELALACDNKVIRLEVTDRGAGQPTPRTPHRAGRPGGHGMFIVQRLCLDWGVVRAQDRPGKTVWAELGAAPA
- a CDS encoding LPXTG cell wall anchor domain-containing protein, encoding MSYPKRTAAFASAAALAGAAVVLTAPAAQADVVDVNYKCETPIGVKSAVSPIDIKGVRSGAGYKVTMSWQKGVSSSPVELGKGAMSPSATIRLGGADSGTLPVSGPPNAAAIPANTPIKISDLSGTYTPRKSGKVTFTAGTLTIKALGTTTTCTPTNNPGPSLTLNVTAAGDGSTGGSSSTGGSSSGTGSSSGSAPGGTLPQTGPDDSALALGTLGGTVLLAGAAGILWLTRRGPAVRR